From Actinosynnema mirum DSM 43827, a single genomic window includes:
- a CDS encoding CobW family GTP-binding protein, with the protein MKRTPVLVVAGFLGAGKTTLLNHLLTGARGTRVGVVVNDFGSIGIDAMAVAGQVDSTVSLDGGCLCCAVDVSGLDEMLGKLVGRVDVIVVEASGLAEPQSVVRMVLASEQPGIAYGGLVLVVDAAEFPDEPDLRVADLVVLNKVDRVADHGALVAALRERKPGVAVVAAERGRVDPALLFDPRPRQRYGQLTLDDLVAELGEDDHAGHAHHAWGAVEFTAERPLNPLRLMAFLSDRPAGLYRAKGHAWFAAPGHDQRFELQVVGDYLRFDRTPWPGEPRTELVLIGVDLDADAITTRLRACEEPDPSSVNPQSMLEVLRYLV; encoded by the coding sequence GTGAAGCGGACGCCGGTGCTCGTGGTCGCAGGGTTCCTCGGCGCGGGCAAGACCACACTGCTCAACCACCTCCTGACCGGCGCGCGGGGCACGAGGGTCGGGGTCGTCGTGAACGACTTCGGCAGCATCGGCATCGACGCGATGGCCGTCGCGGGGCAGGTCGACTCGACGGTCTCCCTCGACGGGGGGTGCCTGTGCTGCGCGGTCGACGTGAGCGGGCTGGACGAGATGCTGGGCAAGCTCGTCGGGCGGGTCGACGTGATCGTCGTGGAGGCCAGCGGGCTGGCCGAGCCGCAGAGCGTGGTGCGGATGGTGCTGGCCAGCGAGCAGCCGGGGATCGCGTACGGCGGGCTGGTGCTCGTGGTCGACGCGGCCGAGTTCCCGGACGAGCCGGACCTGCGGGTCGCGGACCTGGTGGTGCTGAACAAGGTCGACCGGGTGGCCGATCACGGGGCGCTGGTCGCGGCGCTGCGCGAGCGCAAGCCGGGGGTCGCGGTGGTCGCGGCCGAGCGCGGGCGGGTCGACCCGGCGCTGCTGTTCGACCCCAGGCCCAGGCAGCGGTACGGGCAGCTGACCCTGGACGACCTGGTCGCGGAGCTGGGCGAGGACGACCACGCGGGTCACGCGCACCACGCGTGGGGCGCCGTCGAGTTCACCGCCGAGCGCCCGCTGAACCCGCTCCGCCTGATGGCGTTCCTGTCCGACCGCCCGGCGGGCCTGTACCGCGCGAAGGGCCACGCGTGGTTCGCCGCGCCGGGCCACGACCAGCGGTTCGAGCTGCAGGTGGTCGGCGACTACCTGCGGTTCGACCGCACCCCGTGGCCGGGCGAACCGCGCACCGAGCTGGTCCTGATCGGCGTCGACCTGGACGCGGACGCGATCACCACCCGGTTGCGCGCCTGCGAGGAACCGGACCCGTCGTCGGTGAACCCGCAGTCGATGCTGGAGGTGCTGCGGTACCTGGTGTGA
- a CDS encoding DUF3618 domain-containing protein, translated as MARDPDAIQREIEQARDALAATLDELGTRANPQRFVEAGKAGVQAKLDDPRVRYALIAVGAVVGFALLRKLFR; from the coding sequence GTGGCACGCGACCCCGACGCCATCCAGCGCGAGATCGAGCAAGCACGCGACGCGCTGGCGGCGACCCTGGACGAGCTCGGCACCAGGGCCAACCCCCAGCGCTTCGTGGAGGCGGGCAAGGCCGGCGTGCAGGCGAAGCTCGACGACCCCCGCGTCCGGTACGCGCTCATCGCGGTGGGCGCGGTGGTGGGCTTCGCCTTGCTGCGCAAGCTCTTCCGCTGA
- a CDS encoding TetR/AcrR family transcriptional regulator, producing the protein MATPVYSGATRTPQRGRPRDASRDEALRRAALEVMAEVGYRALTMDAVAARARAGKATIYRRWESKLDLVIDTCAQLASQNLAQPDTGSLEGDLRESLRSFAAFLSGPIGKAAQALVGELPHEPELAVAFRETFLIAQREVLRQVLDRAHGRGELREGAPRSMAVELAGAALTYRLMLTGEPLDEAFVERVVEQVLLPLVAKGQ; encoded by the coding sequence ATGGCTACACCGGTGTACAGCGGGGCGACGCGGACTCCGCAGCGGGGCAGACCCAGGGACGCCAGCCGCGACGAGGCGCTGCGGCGAGCGGCGCTGGAGGTCATGGCGGAGGTCGGCTACCGGGCGCTGACGATGGACGCGGTGGCGGCGCGGGCGCGCGCCGGGAAGGCCACGATCTACCGGCGCTGGGAGTCGAAGCTCGACCTGGTCATCGACACCTGCGCGCAGCTGGCGAGCCAGAACCTGGCGCAGCCGGACACCGGGTCGCTGGAGGGGGACCTGAGGGAGTCGCTGCGCTCGTTCGCGGCGTTCCTGTCCGGGCCGATCGGCAAGGCGGCGCAGGCGCTGGTGGGCGAGCTGCCGCACGAGCCGGAGCTGGCGGTGGCGTTCCGGGAGACGTTCCTGATCGCGCAGCGCGAGGTGCTGCGGCAGGTGCTGGACCGGGCGCACGGGCGCGGCGAGCTGCGCGAGGGGGCGCCGAGGTCGATGGCCGTCGAGCTGGCGGGCGCCGCGCTGACGTACCGGCTGATGCTCACCGGCGAACCGCTGGACGAGGCGTTCGTGGAGCGCGTGGTGGAGCAGGTGCTACTGCCCCTCGTGGCCAAGGGGCAGTAG
- a CDS encoding alpha/beta hydrolase encodes MRALTLFLILLLAACTTAGPSAPTGPTGTTSTTTSATADPSGRVVDLVLPSTALGRDAQVRLLLPDGWAAQPDRRWPVLYLLSGCCGSHLGWTSPGQADRLTRDLDVIVAMPEGGLAGFYTDWAEGPAWETFHLVELREALERDYRAGGDRVVAGYSMGGFGALSYTARHPGFFRAAASFSGVVHTTGTDDSRALVRRIVTQADLDPAALWPADADWAAHNPHDLADALRGVPVYLSCGDGAPGPLDSPGNEVVDALEAELWAENLATTARLTEAGAQVTADLYGPGTHTWPYWDRALENALPILTAALPG; translated from the coding sequence GTGCGCGCCCTCACCCTGTTCTTGATCTTGCTGCTCGCCGCCTGCACGACCGCGGGACCGAGCGCACCCACCGGCCCCACCGGCACCACGAGCACCACCACGAGCGCCACCGCCGACCCGTCCGGCCGGGTCGTGGACCTCGTCCTGCCCTCCACCGCGCTCGGCCGCGACGCCCAGGTCCGCCTGCTGCTCCCCGACGGCTGGGCCGCCCAGCCCGACCGCCGCTGGCCGGTCCTCTACCTGCTGAGCGGCTGCTGCGGCTCCCACCTCGGCTGGACCTCGCCCGGCCAGGCCGACCGGCTCACCCGCGACCTCGACGTCATCGTCGCCATGCCCGAGGGCGGACTGGCCGGCTTCTACACCGACTGGGCCGAGGGCCCGGCCTGGGAGACGTTCCACCTGGTCGAGCTGCGCGAGGCCCTGGAGCGCGACTACCGCGCCGGCGGGGACCGGGTCGTCGCCGGCTACTCCATGGGCGGCTTCGGCGCGCTCTCCTACACCGCCCGCCACCCCGGTTTCTTCCGCGCCGCCGCCTCGTTCAGCGGCGTCGTCCACACCACCGGCACCGACGACTCCCGCGCGCTCGTCCGCCGCATCGTCACCCAGGCCGACCTCGACCCGGCCGCGCTCTGGCCCGCCGACGCCGACTGGGCCGCCCACAACCCGCACGACCTCGCCGACGCCCTGCGCGGCGTCCCGGTCTACCTGTCCTGCGGCGACGGCGCCCCCGGCCCGCTCGACTCGCCGGGCAACGAGGTCGTCGACGCCCTGGAGGCCGAGCTGTGGGCCGAGAACCTCGCCACGACGGCCCGGCTCACCGAGGCGGGCGCGCAGGTCACCGCCGACCTGTACGGACCGGGCACCCACACCTGGCCGTACTGGGACCGCGCCCTGGAGAACGCCCTCCCGATCCTGACCGCCGCCCTGCCCGGCTGA